GGCGAAAATTCGTACCATCTTGCTCTCGGCGTTAACAAGAGGCGTTCTCAAGCAAGCTTCCTTCCTATGCTGAGTGTCACGTGCGAAGCATGGGGAGCACTTGGTTCAACCCGAGCGTGTTCAGGTTGTCTTCCCACCGTAGTCTCCTCTGTCGTGGTTTTGTCCtgagtgcttttcttttttttttttctttaattcttcttctttttgcggTGCCGCTTCAGATTAGCTCCTTGCTTCCTCCGCGCACGGGATCAGCCACTGTCGTGCTTTCCCTGTTTctgtatctttctttctttctgttcatGCGTGTGTGGTGAGCACGCAGTTGCTCACGCAACTAGATTTTCACGTCCGCAGACGGTCTTACGTATAGAGGAACAGCGCGAGTATATATGTATTTCTTTgtaaatgcccccccccccctccctctcccctcACCTTGCAGCGTTCCGCGAGTGCGGCGACTGTGACAGGCAAAATGCCCAAATCTACGCGTAGTGAACGGCGCTCCGCACCATGCCACTGTCCTCTATATAGAAGCCAAGTGTTCCCGTCAGGTGTCGCGTGCCGTAGACTGCTGCACGCCACCGAGTGTAGTGTAGTGTATACACCCGTCAGACCATGTACAGACACGCATTTTTTGGTGCACCGTAGGGGTATCGAACAAAGCCCCCGCCTATTGCGCCTCTGAGGCGCAACTTCCCTCCCGTCGTATCTTATCCCGAAACGCTGCGCGGCTACGCATCGCCCGCTGGAAGCGATCCCCCGCTGCGCTTCTGAGATTACCACGGCCTCTCTTCCGCCGGCTACGGAAGGCAATTAGATCGGTAGACCCCGATGACCTGTGATCGCGCCTTAACTGTTAGGTACGCAGCGCTCTTATGGTGAAACtttcttgtcctttttttttttttttagctgtttTGTTCCAGCCGCTTCTTCACTTTCTTGATGGAGTCTGAATGAACTTGTGAACGTACTTGAGTGTATGACGGTGCAAATGACTGTAAGCCACCACCGCGTCTTGCGTGTGTGCGCGAATTGacgccaatatatatatatatatatatatatatatatatatatatatatatatatatatatagtttgaaCATGCCGCAAAACGACCTTACaggtctttctttttgtttattctcCCATCCAGACCCATTTCTTTGTCGTCTTTGAGCATATCAGGATGGAaagtgaagaaaataaaaaatacgtGGCTGTGTTTTGCGGGTCTTTAATTTGTCTTAGAGCCTGCAGAAAGCCTGTAATCGCGCGCAAAATTTGTATGATGCCTTGGGACCACCTGAGAAATTACCTGTCAAATGCTATTTAGATTACTACCAATTAGTCCGTGCACGAATCATTGCTTCTTCATTCACACCCGGAGTGACTGATGAACAGGCATTTACACTCTCTTCCGTACACAGTATTTCGACCCCCTCATTGCGTCCGCGCAGTAGTGGGATGGCAGCTCCTCTGTCAAGTTCGACTTTTCAGCACCGCTGTCACGAATCCAGCgtcccagcaaaaaaaaaaatttaaaaataaataaataaactgggCGTTGCTTGACCAGTTCAGTACGTGGCTACTACCAGTGGTGTTATTTTGGCTTCTAGAGCTTGAAAGTCTGGTTCGTCGCAGCTGCTCATAAATGCGGAACACCACAGTCATTCTCTCTAGCTGCGGCAGCTATGCCATTAGCTGCAGTGTATGTCAAGGGGTCGATACACGTAGGCATAGTATATCGACGAGTGTCACACATCGTTGTGAGTGGGCGCCTCTACATTGCTCAGCTTTTGAAACGCATGTTCACTATACGTTGTACGttttacatctttttttttctttttcagaagtcTGCATTATACATAAGTAAACGTAGGACTTTTTAATATTTTCTGTGCTagcaagagaaaaaaagtgaCATTCCTGCCTTTGTTAAACCTGCCTCTGTAAATACAAAGCGATCAAAGAGGGGGACAATATTTGCTTGGGCTGGGCATCTAAGCATAAACCTATCCTTTGCGAGAAAAAGGCGCTCAGTTAGAATAAAGGGCAGGATCATTTTTTTGCCAAGTTACGTCGCCATTCCTGATGCACATACTGCATGTTTCTGCGACGGCTGTCTCAGATTATACTAAACATATGAGGCTGAAAATGAAATAATAATTTTTGCTGATCAATCTTCATAGCTGTGACGGACATCAGAATTGGCGCGATAATCgccaattattattttttaaaattcacTAATTGACTTTTCAGTTAATGATTGAAGTACTGGCTCACCACATCTGCGATTACAGCCTGCCCGCTAAAGTCGTTCATTAAAACTTAATTGCTCATACATTATAAATTAACAATCGTCGTATATATTGGTGATTATGGCGCGAAATCTGATGTCCACCGCTTTGTGAAGCTTCATTAGCATAAAAAAGTATCATTTCGTCTCGACATTCCTATATATTTAATATTCCGAGGCAGTTGTAGCAGAGACACGCGGTATGAAAAACCAACTTGTGGTGCCAAATTTCTCGCGGTTTGGTAAGAACGTTGTAGAGCAAACAACTCTGCGAGCTTCGACAAGTATCCCACACAATCAGGCGGCATCTTATCCAGCACGCTGTGGGCAGAAGGAACGCGATATTGCTGTCTCCGAAGAGCACGATGCTGCTAATATAGACAGAAGAGTAAACATCTGCCCTGCATGTGAGGGTATGTGTAATTCAGCCGCCGTCACCGGAGAGAAAAATCGGTCAATTGCCGAAGCTCGAAGTTTGAACGCACGAAAACATCTTTCATTGATGCTGGCCGACATGGGATGCCCGGACCCTTCTATGCAATGTTTGTTATGGCAGCGGGGTTCTTGAAATTAATTTTTTATTTCCTACTGAAAGACGACGCGTCGCGGCTACACTCTTAATGTCGTTCCACATACGTTCCACTAAGTGCGTGAAAGAAGTGGACTGAGAATGGGGCGGAgtcactgcgcacggcactctATCGTATGACCCCTCGCGTGAGGGTAGTAGGAGGAGCGTCGGACCCCTttgattttctttccttttttttactgcTCTCTCGtcgagatcggcccacattctgaAGTATGATGACCTGGTAAATACTATATAATTAAAAATTGAGTAATTCCTTAATTGAACGTTTCTTGATATTTGCAGAATTGTTCGACTTACTAAGAGAGATCTGTGTGGAAGAGATGTTCCTGAGCGTCGGCTCTTCCTTCAGTCTACCTCCTTGCCACTGCTATACTGTATATCACCCTTGATATCGTTCCACATAGATTCCACGAACTGAACGAAACATATTTCTCAAAATGCTCCACTCATTTATTGGAACTTGCGTGGAACGAGATCAGGAGTGTAATGCTGGGTGAAAATTTTTCACTAATTACTTAGCTAAGGTTTTCTTTCGATCTACCTGGTCGAATGATGGGTAAGTTTTGCTACATTTCGCAGCAATATATATAAACCTTGTCTCCGAAGCAATTTTGATTGTACACCGTGCAACATCATCTctcgcttcctttctttttcttcgttctttATGAACAATCGAGGTTGTTTCGTTTTCACGATTTCTTTATTGTGGAGCGTCGATTAACGATCTACTAAAATATggatgtctctctctctctctagcacgGGAAAAAAATCTTACAAATGCCACACATTGTTCATAGCTGTGTTTTCCCTGTGCGATGGTGTATTTaagaaatagcaaaaaaaaaattcctggtgAAGAAGTTGTTTCTTTGTGGTTAAGCACCCAATGGTTGTTCGTTTCCCGTGTAAACGGTTCGTTATCCCTGATGTAGCTTGCACCATCCTTACTGTCATACGCGACGCAGAGTAGTAGCCATTGAAGTGCACCTGAATGCCAGGTGGTTGACATTTTCCACGTTTCTGTATAGCTGGACCCTTGGTAAATGGAGTAATAAACAGGATGTTTCTACGAAAAGCGGATCTCGTGtgcattttttcttatttttttttctctgcgggACCTCGTCCCACCTCTTTTCTCATCGGTTGTAAGTTTCAGCAAATCGAGCGAGCAACCGaggaaaaaaaacgaagaaatttGTGGCCCCATCGGTTCCCGTAAGTAGGTTGACGCATGGTATTACTACATTCACTCTCTATCATAGCACTAATTTTCGTGGCACACATTTTAATAAATCATTAACACGCGCAACCATCTCGATGCTATCTATATTTTCAGATCCGTTGTCCATGTAGGTTCGATCGCTCCGTAATGCCCTTTCTATTGCACAACACACTGCATCAAACTTTGAATTCGCGTCTTCTCTTATCTGGGCACTTGGACTTTACGACAGAGAGTTCGCGTTCGCAGTCGTCATAATCCGCCCGAAGCCACGATTCCCCCATCGATGGTTCCCGCTCTGCGAGCGACAAGATACAGCTTCTTGCGATGCAGAGAGCGCCACTATAGATCTGATGCCATTGCTAGCCCCTGTGTGCCCCTTAATTCCTGAATCGCCGGAAGCAATTGCACTTGCCATGCTAACGTTTGAAAGTGTAGCCGAACGTAGTGCGCGTTTCGAGCAGGGtcatacaaagaaagaaatatcCTACGGCGCAATGCGGTCTCTCCAAATGGAACATCTTCAAGTGAAAACGCGAGTCCGTGTGCTGCACGAACATAGCTTTTCACGCGAACAGCACGAACTGAAAAGTTATCTGCGAGTATAAATATATGGGGGTGCAACATAGTAGGGTTGGTTCTACTAAAAACTACCTGCTCAGCTTTTAAAAAATTGgttgtggtttagctctggttaaacctagtcgagtagcgatagctgcAGActcccggctgcgcttaggcttcgcttgtagttaggcacgttgttattaaacttagtggctTTCCACTAGagtaagaaaggagagacgttgtggtcaactaACGGGTAAAActgcagcgagcgcccaacggcaggagcggtggccgcgcggcggccgcgacgagccgagtcgctggagaatcgaggcccgtggtgtgacgtcacacagagggcgcggagCACCCAAGGTATAAAGCCCGAGGTACAGTGGCTAGTACCCAAGGGCAGGAGCGGTGGCTGCGCGGCGACCGccacgagccgagttgctggagaatcgagggccgtagtgtgacgtcacagtgcggccacggctcaaagtgcggagACGACGAaaaggcgaaaacctggcgtaatgtagatATCGCTATacaaaaaattgcccgccaatccaccctgtgaaggtggttggaaagcgaagctttttacgccaccctcacgttgactgcggcgcacttgatatttcacacactacaacgtaactttaaccacggcctttattattatttacttcacaacaatgctcactactgctttatgaccggtgtgatatacactactagactaccccatagtggggtagtctagaaaatgaaccgaagcagttactaggctggaagggtttcgaatgacgtcaaccctctttcaagcagctgcataagctttgcaacagctgcaatctaatcttacggaccgcgccgagcctgtttccgttgtttgcccgcagcccttatcatccatcatgttggctcatcactttgaagtttgtttttgtggtttttcttgcgaaaacgagtgcttagttgtacgctgaatgcctgaattcatgtaagctatactgctatacctgcaattgttagcggttcgtcgggatcgttttttgattacaacgacggacacgacagaacccttggctggtagaggtacaaagcttcgctttaaaaaaaaatttgttctTCCACTCTAACGTGAATGCGTTGCGAGTAGTTACGAGCGGGAGTGAGTTACGAACGATCTGGTGATCTACCGTACACGACGCGTCGTCGCTCTGGCGCATTCCCTCATACCGAAAGCTTCGACGTTGAAAATAAGCATTGTATTGAATTAACTGGCGGAGACGGCTTGTTGATGCCAACACGCAGCAGAATGCTAGAAACGGAGCCAATTTGTCTCCTCAAAACGCAAACTTCGTACTTGGCGTGCGAAGCATTTGTCCCACTCACCACCTATACCACGCACCACCTTGGGAACCTAACCAACGACATGCGCTTGTAGCGTGCGGCTCTCAACTATAATTGTGCTTCTGCTTTCCGCATCATCATTGCGGGGCCTTACAGCAGTCTTAAAGGAGACGAAGGAGAAATGTTATGATCGACTGATGCATTATACTTCTGCATGCAGTACCAGAAATGTCAGTTTTACCGCCAGTGGGGTCTTGGTAAACCTGGAAAGAAAGACGCACATAATGAAAGACAGGCATGAAGTAGAGCGCCCTATAGCGTCTCGTGACGTTACAAGATTTTGACGGTGTCTGTCTGGGACTAGTCAGCAGTTCATCAATAAACAAATATTATATTACATCCTAAACCAACCAATGACTCAAACTATAGAGAGCTCTGAAAATAAAATCAAACGAGCGCAAAAAAggtaaaaaatgaaaataaaaaagaaacatggaCGATAATGAACAGCACAAGCGCTCACAGTGTGCGGGTCGTATTCTCTACGCCTCGTATAAACTTGGTCAACTTTGCTGATGCATTCTCAGAAAGAAAACAGCGCATTGCTGGGGAAAAACGCACGCAAAGCCGTTTGTAGAGTGTGTAGTCTCGAAGGTTTAGGAAATATACCTATCGTGTGGGATGCGTTACGTAGGGCAGACCAGTAGGTGCTTGAACGAGCGGGCTCGAGAACACGCCGCCTCTCTAAGAAAAGCAAgcggaggagtagattttaatgaagagaaaggaggagaggtcggcctggagagcgtagcctgctactcctcactggggcaAGGGGAAGTGGAAGATACAGTGAGAGTTAGGTGGTAGGTGATTATGACATGGTACAATGAGCGACTGTatacacgttgtccaatacgcggatGTGTGCTCTAGACACAATACACGCAGCAGTGATCTTGTCCACTCAAAACGTTATCACGCAAACACATCTCACACTCTTCACaagtcctagagacgaccgtctaagccagTCACACACAGAAAGTTCAAGAGTGATTTTATGGCGCGTTGGGCATGGTCCACTGTTCTCCACGCGCCTAAAATGTTTTCTTCCGGAAAGGGGCGGCAGTTCAAACAGTCAACAGTACACTtaagtgtccttcgctcggccgcatacTGAGGGCACACGCAGagtatgtggtctattgtcttggtagtgtgacagacgctacagtCAGCGTCCCGTTCTCATCCAGTATTGTGAAGGTATgggcgagtgtacgccacaccgagccgtaatcgatggatgagtgtttcctggcctctccgtaGTCAAAGTGGAAGCCAGAATCGCAAACCAGCCTCAAGTCCATGCAGGCGCTCTTGCCAATGTTCGGGGCTGTCCCATTGTCGCGCCTTAGAGGTTTTGATGGAGTTATGGaacaaggcgttgatgtcataccGGGAAAAAAGAAGTTTCTTAATGTTCCGATCAGTGTACGCCATTTTTGCCTCCCCGTCAGCCTGTTCATTTCCAGCTATTTCACAATGGCTAGGAATCCACAGCAGCGCTGCAGCAAGCAGAACCATGATGTCATAAACTAGAGGACTATATTCGTGTCTGtggttcatataattgcttatgagctGCCGCGCCGGTTTTAAGTCACAGAACACTGTCCATTTAGCGAGGCTTTGTTGTAGTATGCCGCAGATTGCTTCTCGCacgccggtcaactcagctgctgtagacgacgTTTTGTGCCCTATCTTGAACTGTTGCTTGATCCCCATTCCAGGTACAGCGtgagctgccgcggaagaggtctgtgttacagaaccatctgcaaaaacatgttcggtatatccgtacatgtaagcaatgtaggataacgcgaaatgctTGAGACCAGCAAGCGggattttcgactttttcgttatttcGGGGATTGAGAATGTCACCGTCGGCTTGGCCATCGTCCAGCGTGGAACTTCTGGTATGTCATGTGGTGCGAAGTCCGACAGCAGTAGATCTTGTTGCGAACACACAGCTTCggagtaggcggcgtcaggccgtatgCTTGTGACGTTTGTGAGTGGATGATTTCTATATACCTAGTCGGTAGCCTTAGATGCACTCGCactggctcatgttgcagataaaCTCGAGCTGGGCACGCGCGTGCACCTGCAATAGTGCTCCATGTAGAAGCACATCGTGGTAatcctaggcaaattcttagtgcgcaAGCCTGATCACCTTCAAGTGTTCGCATCTGCATACGCACTGCGAAAGTTACAAGTGCGTGCCATTGTTTGACGAGATAAATATATATTAGGTAGAAGCAGGGGCACTTTGGCAAGTGAGCTCTTGGACGATTTCTTTATCAAGTAGATGGGTGGCTTTTGCGTTAGTGACACATGTGTCGACTACAGGAAGAGAAACGCTAGATTACTGGAAAATCTACATTGAAAAGTTTTTTGTTTTTAAGTCGGATAAAGAACTGGCctagcttttttttccttttctttttttaagcactCGTGGTGGCATTTATTTCCGCTCATGTGCAGACCATCAACTTTCATTTCACCTTTCTGATATGCATCATGCAGTTGTTTTCATGCATCAGCAGTCATGATATGCATCATTAAGCTGTTTAAGGCCAGAAGCACTTAGTTTAGGCAAATTCATAAAGCGCTCATCATGTCCATGCTAGTTTAACGGCCATACTTGGAGCTCATGTAGAAGCTAGCACCTGAGTTCCCTCCAGTCATTTTTGTAGGAAGCTATGGGTACATCGGTCGCGTGCCACCTTACAGTTCCTACATAGCTTTCACCGCAAGCGACGTGTCGACTGCAGTTTGATATTGTGCCTTCCACATTCACCGTCATGGTTGGGAAGGGCGACGGCAAGTTCACACATACGCATACATAAGCACTGTTGTGTCATCACCCCTTAGATAGAACGTGTAGTGGCGCTCTGACGTCACTGAAGTCTAGAATTGTTGTATCTGAGATAGAACGCAcgtgcctgcgtgtgtgtgtgtgtctgtgatgTCACTGATTAGTAGCTCTGTATAGCTACATAAGACGGCCACGTAAGTGCCTTGTGTTCTTTCCCGTTGTATTGCAAGTGGCAATAAACACGTGTTCTGGCAAGTAGGCTACTGCGTACTTGAAGAcacaacagtggcgacgagggtgggataCGAATAGCGGACGATAGCCACGGCTGAAGTGCTGGTTGCGGCTCCAGCTGTTTGGGAACAGCAGGCGTCTAGGCGGACTACCACAGCATGGCTTCCTTCGGCCGCTTCGAGTCGTTCACGGAGGAGGGAGACGAAGACTTCGAATCTTACGTGGAACGCTTTGAACACTACATCCGGGCCACCCAGGTCAGCGACGACTTGAAGGTATCCGCTTTTGTGACTGCCATTGGAAAACAGGCCTACCGCACGTTGAAGAATTTGTTGGCCCCAGTGAAGCCCGAAGCCAAAACCTACGACGAACTGGTCAGGGCTCTAAAAGGGCACTATTCACCGAAGCCCTTGGTGTTAGCAGAAAGATTCCGGTTCAACCGTCGGTCGCAGCAAGAAAACGAATCAGTTGCTATGTTTGCATTGGAACTAAAAAGGTTGGCTGCATCCTGTGAGTTTGGCCAATTCCTGGATGACGCTTTGCGGGATCGGTTCGTGGCCGGACTGAGAAACGAAGCAACACAAGCCGAGCTTCTCAAGAAGAGTACCCTGACGTTCCAAGCTGCTTATGACCTTGCCAAAAGTGGAGAACTCGCTCGCACCGAAACAAGGAAGATTCACCCTAAAGACCTCGGCAAGGTGAACCTGGTCCAGCAACCCCAACAAAGAAAACCAGAGGCCACCGCATGGAGAAGGGCAGCGAGCAAGAACACGGAGCGGCAAGCCGGATCAACGGAGTGTTTCCGTTGCGGA
The DNA window shown above is from Dermacentor silvarum isolate Dsil-2018 chromosome 1, BIME_Dsil_1.4, whole genome shotgun sequence and carries:
- the LOC119436595 gene encoding uncharacterized protein LOC119436595, with protein sequence MASFGRFESFTEEGDEDFESYVERFEHYIRATQVSDDLKVSAFVTAIGKQAYRTLKNLLAPVKPEAKTYDELVRALKGHYSPKPLVLAERFRFNRRSQQENESVAMFALELKRLAASCEFGQFLDDALRDRFVAGLRNEATQAELLKKSTLTFQAAYDLAKSGELARTETRKIHPKDLGKVNLVQQPQQRKPEATAWRRAASKNTERQAGSTECFRCGSAHAAATCPFRKYRCRACKKVGHLARVCRTTPRSVHVLEESTGLEGSGDSDGRLAFKGV